Part of the Benincasa hispida cultivar B227 chromosome 11, ASM972705v1, whole genome shotgun sequence genome, CTTTGcaatgcatctatgatggtacgtataattcaccgcatccgcTAACTAAGCATCGTAAGGCtcaccttacttttaatagcttcttcaaattttgaaagttttaagttttattttgtgtaaaccATAAATGCATTGTATtacattgcatcacttagtgagattgctagagtatcgcatacttagtcatgcagattagagatatgaagcatgtagcaaaccaccagaaggtgtgcgttgtgcgagtgtgtgagaaaaccttatttgcttagtgtgaagctgtagcaacgtctgtctataggcggacgcaatgcttgtctatgagtaaagtcaacaacaaccaacttcccggaagggtaagtggttggttgtgttaagcaatgtaagcaagtattcactagagatagaaataatcttacgtcagccaagttatgtggttaccttgtcttatgagctcATAATTCATCATTTAGacatacttggaagagtagtctaatatccaaatctaagactcgagagagcggatcggaacgcataagcaagaatagggaACGTAggaataagctttgtttgctattacacagcgtatgcaccctacggagagaaCATttcatgcgtccaagaagtaggatacggtggcggtatgcggtcatctcgatcCTTTTACATACACATCGCATATGTCCTAGATTTAGggtcaagtgtgtgtagcatgatcgcatagcttgcgttggctgaggttgcccttgcggtctatcttaagggttgcgatgaagacatccccacattttatctattttccatccatttactactCGTCAAcggttgtcgtgtctctacctctcattgcattgtctgttagttaggagtaggagtagtgttagcttatacccttcatcattcttttattcaactgccgcatacacatcaccgcatacatctagttacaagtccctgagttcaaccttggatcacccgagaaacttgcgttcgcgttatacttggcgtgagcataagaaaacttatgacaggaacgcatggtcatcgcatacattcgttaacacatagtttcattccaacgcatgaccaccaacGCATGAGTATCAACGCATAACCTTAAGATATgtatcgcatattgcgtcccacataattttagtcatcaagtctttgacgGCTAATTTTTCGTCATCAAATAGCAAGGAAGCCCAAGTGATAGTGTCCAATTCGTGACTGTACATGGGCATTCGTGGTTGTTCATAAGATTGCGGAGaatgaattgttgaagaaagtCTTCGAGGGGTAATGTCTCTTTTTTTCCCTGTAAAGCATATTGTTTATTAGAATGTTTATCATATTTAGTTTATTTTCctgtttttcatattttttccaAAACGAACATTATTAGCACATACGCTCACGTGCTTCCGCTGAGGAATTCAATTCATTTAGATACACTAATAAAGGTAaaattagaataataaaaaaaatggaaattaggttcctttgtttgtttgttttttccccCCATTGATGCAAGGTGTGTGGGACGAGTGAAAAAAGAGGCTTCATGGcgtttatttaattagttttttttaatttaagaataaaaataattaaggtattatctaataaattaaagaaCATGGGAATTTAGTATTatcaaaaaaaacaaacaaataaataaatattaaattaagttgATGCAACCGAGAAAGGATTGACCAAAATGAGTGTAGCTCAACTAACATGTAGATGTTTTATCTACCAAGAGCTCTATAGTTCGAATAATCCCCTAATTGTAttaaaagaatcaaaataatataccTCATACCTCTTTGGAGTGAGAATAtgtttgaaaattcaaagaataaatagaaaaaatggttgttttcaaatatagtaaaatgaactaaaatatttataaatatagtaaaattttattgtctatctgatagaccgcgatagactactatcagtgtctatccaAATAAATATAGACAGTAGTCTATCTTAGTCTATTATAGATAGAccgtgatattttgttattatttataaatattttttgttgtcatttaaaataatttttctagaaTAAATTTAAGGGGCAATTGCACTATTATAAAAAAGTAATACAAAAATTAGGTATGTGTCTCCctattttaaaatatgtaaaaaataataaaacagtTCGACTTGCAAATTACTAAATGTGAAAAGTccaaaaaaaatactaattctTATCCGATTGTTGTCTGATTACTatttgattgttatctgattacTTAGATTGTTAACGATATTGTTTtactatttgatttttcttaaattgatatttaatattAGTTGCTATTTGATTGTCAACAATACTAATTGTTATTTGATATTAGATGCCAATGATATTGATTGCTATTTCATTGTTAATTGATTACTATCAGATactaacttttatttaattgttgTCTTATTACTATTTGATGATGATTATTAATGATACAGATTGCTATATGATTATTGTCTGACTACTATATGATATTGACGGCTATTTGATTGCTATATAATTGCTATTTTGATACTATGTATTTTGTTATTACTATCTTATTATCAtgcaatttatatttgatagtAAGTACTTTGAGATtgttaaatcatattttaatattcaCACCACCTCTCTTTTTCCTCCACCGACGACATGTTTATTTCCAACCTTTTTTTCTATGCCAATCAGTCGCTCAAGGATCCGATTCACTTTTCAGTCTTCCAAGTACGTAATTttgcttttttcctttttcggATGAttgattttgtgttttttctgCTAGATTCGTCTTGTAATTTGTTTTCAAACTTAACCCATTTGATATTCTATGGTTAGGATTGGATTGGTACCTCGAATTTTTTCGGTGAGTTATGTGTTAGAGTTGCAATGGAATGTGAATTAGTGGTTAaatcttttttgttcttttgtgTTCTTGATTTTTCAAATGAGGATTTTGTAGTTTTCATGTAGCAGGTGGAAGGCTTCCGGAAAGGAGTTCCAATTCAGGGTATTATTGAGATTCTGAATTCTATTTTGTTTGGTTGGTTTGGATTCTAAATCCTCTTCCTCTGCAACCACAATTTAGgaataatgaataaataaattatgattTGTCACCATTTGTCGTCAGCTTATTGACACACCATTAAAGATATGAATCCTAACCCTCTACTTATGTTTCTATCATGTTATTAGAATAATTCGGTGTGGTATTAAACGATTGGAAGGAGATGATGGGAGGAGAGGAAGAGAAATATATGTGATTATTGATGTTTGAGAGTGAGAGATTAGGATTAATTCTACCGTTGGAGTAGAGAGTGAAGCTTTTTGCAAACTCTATGTCTACATATGGAAGTAAGATGTTGGAATGTGCTACATAAGCAATAGATGATTTAAAATAACATCCCtgatgcaaagaaaataaaaaatgataaaaaaaaatgtgtgagGGGCAATTGTAGAATAAAAAACCaaccaattttcaaatttttccataGCTGCAAGATATCAAAGATGAAAGATACGATTGCAAAATCCTATTTTGATATTGTCATCCATCGCAAATTCCCTAAATTTAAAACCTCAAAGTAAATTCGATAGGAAAGAGaagttgaaaattaattattcaaacaaataaataaaacgcGTGTTCTAGGTACCAACTTCCTTTGTTGCTTGGTTGGCCTCGTGGATTTTCCCACATCTAGAGGTCACAAGTTCGAAGAAAAGTTGGTGAGAGACAGAGAGAGAGATTAAGCACAAAATTTGAGGTATTTCAAAATAccctttttaaaatatttttatacttCATTTTCTAtcatttactattattttttttctttttttgctatATTCTGTAGAACATCCTATATgatatcttatattttattttaacgtgtaataaaattaaattaatttatctctaaaacaatacatttttttaaaagctaGTATacaatttaaattgtttaactacctttttcttaaaagaaaatatgtcATTTATTTATCTATTCTATTTTTTTGAACTTCCTAGATATTTACCACATAGTACAAGTATTatatttttggttaaattataaataatgtcTTTCAACTTTGTCATTTGTTTGAAGAACATTCTAATACTTTCAAAACTAACAATAATGCCCTTTAACTTTCACAAATGttccaaaattatttttgaaatataaattatttaaaattttagacaaAAAAATTGAGACATGAAATGAGGTCGTCATGTTCTGGAAAGAAAATTTAGATCACCAAATCATTTAAGGTCATCAATACATAATTCTGAGTCTCGATTTCTATTTGAACTCTATAGAATTTTTATTCCAAtagtaattttgaaatatttatgaaagtttaaagacaatattgtaacttttaaaaatatataggtGTTTTTCGCAACAAAGGGCAAAGTTCAAGGGTACaactatattttatttaaaaagtacATTTTTGAAACATTAAAATTAGCATACAATTTAATTTGCTAATATGTTGTTCAAAAATAATCATTTAAGTTGTCAATAGTATTAATTTTTAGTAAACATTGTTAAtattgaggtttttttttttttttataagatgGTTAATATTGTTTTTGGCTTCTCAGAAGAACAACCTTATCTATACCATCTAAAAAGTATTATTGGGAAGAAActtttgatttccttcatgtCATTTTAGTTGATGGTCATAGAGTTATAttaggtaattttttttataaaaattaaatagtttattaatatcaattttttttatttagatttgaTTATGATAATTACGTTAtaatatattgatttaaattaaagtttgaaattaaatggataatatattatcatattttaattattaaataattaattcagaattttttaaaactattaagTTGGTTTATATTGAAGCTTGAAATTAAGTAACTAATTAAATgatattaaaagtttaaaattaagtaggtaattaaaataaaaaattaatatattttagcTATTCATGGTTCAacactaattaattatttatttatttatgaattgaaatttaatataaagttattCTTTTCGATCACCATCTTTCGTACATAAATTGCATGTCTAAACTTTTGCaattaagttatattttaaagtttacaaaaaCAAATGCAATGCATGTTTTAACTTTTGAAGCTCATTATATATAAggcaaaatatatttttccaaaagagaggaaaaaaaattaggtaATATTTCGGTGTATTCTAAAGTGCACTCATCTTTATACATCCTATTTTCAATGctcacacatatatatatatatatatataataaaaaaataagaataatttgTCATATATCAAATTATAATCGAACAATTCGATAGGATACATCAAAGATAAGTGTTGTCTAGGATGCActtaagtatttttctttttctagaaGAATGACGAAATTGATTGATATAATACATTATGGATATTGAATAGAGGAAACATATAGTGTCTAAAACAAGAAAAGTATatcgggttttttttttttttttgtgcataTGACCCCTTTTTAGGGGGTCAAATGAAAAATGGGTACCTTattgaaattgaataaaaaaaaaatggctttCTACTTGCATCGGCACTTTGTGAATTTACCCATTCGATCCTGAAAACCATCCGTGCGCTATGATTCATAAGTTTTATTgatacttgatactcgatcatCGATCCTTGATCTTCAATATTTGATGTTTGATGCTCTATGCTCTATGTTGTATGTTATATACTAGCTACATGTTATTCGATTATCGATACTCGATACTTGATACTCGATGTTCAATGCTTTACGCTCTATACTCTATGTTATATACTAGCTACATGCTATCCGATCATCAATCCTTGATACTCTACACTCTATATTGTATACTTTATGTTCGATTCAGAAGTTCACTTGATGTTCGATACTCTATGATTGACGTTTGATGTAAAGAGgaaaaagaggggaaaaaaaaagctgcaaaatgaaataaatagaaGAATTATGTATTTAGAGATAAAGTGATAATTATCacaataataatgataaaagcAGAACCAAAATTCACTGGTTTTAAAACGTATCCATTTTTCATTTATATCGGGGCATCTTCGCAATTTTTCCAAGTATGTCATTGAGCTTCACTCTAACTTGAAAAGTTGAAGTTACTTTAATCAAATCTTCCTCCTCGAGCAAAAATGGGTTTAAACGGTTACGCACGAAGTCCCAGAGTAGACTTCCATTTTAAATTCAGGCTCATACTCCTCCTCAGTGTTAGCCGAGAAGGGTTTCTCTCGATTCTCTTCAACATCCCTTCCGATCAATCGCCTCCTTCCTCCCCAGGATGAGGTATTTTCTGTTAATTTTACTGTTACTTCACACGTTTCAGTAGTTGTATTTGATTATCTAGCTTTTATTGTGGCGTTTTTAGCTATTCCTGATTCTGATTATTCGCCCATTTTACTTTCCTGCGTTGTGGCTATATCGggccatatttttttttctctccttcttCAACTTTTTTGAGATTGAAGAATGTGaaaatttctatttatttaatattggttttgatttaaaattttggaataaATTGGTCTTGTTTTGTTTCTTGGATCGATTGCTGGTGAAGGATGTTGTTTGTAATCTGTTTGAATGAGTGGAAGGCTGGTAAATGTGGGTCAGCATGGATAGAGTTGGGGTTTTGATCGCCTTGATGTAGGATGAAGGTAATAGTCAAGTCATCACCGATTCACCATAGTTTTTCTTGTGTATGCAGTAGTCGTTATCCAGAGGTTCTATGGGCTCAGCGTTCGGATAAGGTTTATCTGACCGTTTCTTTACCTGATGCCAAAGATATTTCTGTGAAGTGTGAACCTCATGGGTTATTTAGCTTCTCTGCAAAGGGGTTGCAAGACTCATCTTTTGACTTCACTTTGGAACTCTTTGGCTCCATTGTGCCTGAGGTGAGCTATTGACTAACTTTTGATGCACTTCTTTCTTCTGTTTATAGTCTTTAGACCATGTTTAGACTGATCTTGATGTATTGATCCTACAGCATATCTAGTGGTTTTTTATTCTCTTATGTGTGGAGGGAGGACTAAATGTTTGGAGAAATGGCATCAATGCTGTGATTGGTTTTGGAAATCCTATTGCTTATTACTTGTTAGCCTAGCTTGCTTAAAATCTAGGGTCTTTACTGACAATCAGAGAAAGGAGAGGAGAAAATTAAGGAGGAAAGTACTTTCTGATATTGCTCACTGTATTGAAGGATCAAAGAGAAAGGGGCAATCAATAAATAGCTATAGCTACTAGCAAACCACCACACACGTGGCATGCAGTCGTTGATTTAACATATAACAGCAATAGCCAGTATAACAATCAGATTTAAACAATAAGCTAAATAAAGCAGAGTAGAAACTTGAGTAACACTTTTAATCTAATTTCTTGGCATTTACTTTAATATTTATGCAGTAGCTGTCTCTCTGCTTGATACAGGGCTGTAAAACTAAGGTTGGCTTGAGGAACATAATTTGCTCCATCCAAAAAGAACAGAAGGGTTGGTGGAAAAGGCTCTTGAAAACAGAAGAAAAACCTGCTCCATACTTGAAGGTTGACTGGAACAAATGGTGTGATGAAGACGAGTCAGACTGTGAGTTCTTACTTATATCATAGATCCGTTACTGTTAGTATGTAAAATGCAAATGCCCTAGGAAATGTAGATGGAATATACAAAAAGGAGATACctttcattaaaaaataatgataataataataaaatacaaaaaggaGATAGCCTCAGTCCTAAACGAAGTTATGTTGAAGCTTTCCAATTACCTAAAAGTTCATCGGATTAGAATTTGTGAAATGAAAGAAGAAGCTGAACAGATTCTCCTCATCTTTCTTGAAAGGATGGACCACCAATTGATAGGGAAAAGAAATCCATACTgagcttcttctttttctattcaaCAATTTGAGTTCTCCATTTACATCTTAAATTTTTGTTGAATATCGTTGACATTTTCTCTGGCCTTATTTGTCACTGCTTTATTTAAAGTTTAACTACTTGAATTTTCCAACTTTCTGTAGCAGATATCCTGCATTGAAAACTATTGTCAGGACACTGAAATTGTTCTATGATATTGGTCTAGGATGGAAGTGCATAAGCATCAGTAGGAAAATAGTGGGAATATTGTTAGGAATATTACCAACGCCAATGTGGCATATTTATAATTACTTAAGATGTTGGTTTGTGTTGGAAGGTCTGAATAGATGAAGTTGGGTTTGGATAGGCAGAATTTTGAAGATTAGTTTTTgcgggagagagagagagcactCCTGAAAAGCTATACTagtatattttttcatttatattatcaTACAATTTcagtctcattttctctttttcatttaTATAATCATGCAATTTCAGTCTCATTTTCTTACTCCCACCCCTAGGATTGGGATCCTTGTCGAATTGGCTCTGCTTCATATTT contains:
- the LOC120090015 gene encoding co-chaperone protein p23-2 produces the protein MSSRYPEVLWAQRSDKVYLTVSLPDAKDISVKCEPHGLFSFSAKGLQDSSFDFTLELFGSIVPEGCKTKVGLRNIICSIQKEQKGWWKRLLKTEEKPAPYLKVDWNKWCDEDESDSALTSDDDLGYMGQDDGSGEDGGMLYLPDLEKARGN